In Bacillota bacterium, the DNA window CAAAAGACCCGCCAAGTCTTCGTTGGAGATAATCAAATCCGTAAAGGCGGCGAAGGTCACCAGCACCGCCACCAGCGCGAGTCCAAAGCCGATGAAACTGCGGCGGGTAAGCCTCATTTCCCCGAGATATATATTCCTACTCCACATGGGCATCCTCCTTTTTATACAGAGCCATGAAAAGCTCCTCCAAGGTGGGACGGGAGACCGTCAGGTCCGCGATGGGGTACTGGGCAATCCTTTGGAGCACCAGCTGCAGCTCCTCCTCCGTATGGATCACGTGATACCCCTCTTCATAGGTCACCTGGCTGCCCAAGTCCGCCAACCCGTATTCTTCAATCCGGTTCCCCTCCTCGCCGAACCGAACCCGGATAATCCGTCGGTTCCGGCCGGGAATCTCATCCACCCGGGAGACTGTGACGATGGTGCCGTCCCGGATCACCGCCACCCGGTCACAGACCTTTTCCACCTCGGAAAGGACGTGGGTGGAAAAGGAGACCGTGACCCCTTGTTTTTTCCTTTCCTTCAGGATTCCAAAGAACTGGTTCTGCATCAAGGGATCTAAGCCCGAGGTGGGTTCATCAAGGATCAGTAACCGGGGATGGTGCATCAAGGCCGCCACTACTCCCAGCTTCTTTTTGTTGCCCAGGGAATAGGTATTGATCCTTTTACTCAGATCCAGTTGCAACAAGTCGGCATAGTGATGGATATCCTCCCGTCGCACCTGGGAGAAATTGCGGGCCACGTAGGCCAAGAACTCTCCCCCGGTCAGGTCGCCGTAGAAGCTTACCTCGCCGGGTAGGTAACCGATGTGCCGTCGGATCTCGGGATTGTCTTTCCCCAGGGTCTTTCCGAAGAGTTTCATCGTTCCCCGGGTGGGGAAAATCAACTGCATCAAC includes these proteins:
- a CDS encoding ABC transporter ATP-binding protein, which translates into the protein MKEAVSLAVIETVDLTKYYGSVRGVENVNLTVEEGEVFGFIGPNGAGKSTTIRMLMQLIFPTRGTMKLFGKTLGKDNPEIRRHIGYLPGEVSFYGDLTGGEFLAYVARNFSQVRREDIHHYADLLQLDLSKRINTYSLGNKKKLGVVAALMHHPRLLILDEPTSGLDPLMQNQFFGILKERKKQGVTVSFSTHVLSEVEKVCDRVAVIRDGTIVTVSRVDEIPGRNRRIIRVRFGEEGNRIEEYGLADLGSQVTYEEGYHVIHTEEELQLVLQRIAQYPIADLTVSRPTLEELFMALYKKEDAHVE